The following proteins are co-located in the Micromonospora viridifaciens genome:
- a CDS encoding acyl-CoA synthetase family protein, with translation MSAADPLLDLPFDAQLDPDEFLRAAMRWHFSPETGSPFWLEFARSLDFDPLTDVRTFDDLARFPNVASRLRFARVEDLIPRGYGTRPDVVGVYESGGTTGTPKRVVVLRDWLDRLVAWSSAQLDAHGVPRGVNWLCAVPSGPHMVGTVMARQTAYRGGLAFHIDLDPRWVKKLIADGQSAQAGGYGEHLIEQLAFILQTQDIGVLVTTPPILERLARRDDLVQLVNDKVRAINWVGTQMDPDTRHLHRTEVFPKVTLYGGFGNTMILGNASERPGLTDDDPCVYDSFSPYITFRTIDPETGRTVPYGERGQVVMNHVSKSLFLPNNLERDYATRIAPPDGQVGDSVADVAPVATFDNQTVIEGVY, from the coding sequence ATGTCCGCTGCCGACCCACTGCTTGATCTGCCCTTCGACGCCCAACTCGACCCAGACGAGTTCCTCCGCGCCGCCATGCGCTGGCACTTTTCGCCGGAGACCGGGTCCCCGTTCTGGCTAGAGTTTGCCCGCAGCCTCGACTTTGACCCGCTCACCGACGTCCGTACTTTCGACGACCTCGCTCGCTTTCCCAACGTCGCCAGCAGGCTGCGCTTCGCCCGGGTTGAGGACCTGATCCCGCGCGGCTACGGCACGCGCCCCGACGTCGTCGGGGTGTATGAGAGCGGCGGCACCACCGGAACGCCCAAGCGCGTGGTGGTGCTGCGGGACTGGCTGGACCGGCTGGTGGCGTGGAGCAGCGCCCAACTGGACGCGCACGGAGTACCACGAGGGGTGAACTGGTTGTGCGCCGTTCCGTCCGGGCCGCACATGGTCGGGACGGTCATGGCTCGGCAGACTGCGTACCGGGGCGGGCTGGCGTTCCACATCGACCTGGATCCGCGCTGGGTGAAGAAGCTGATCGCGGATGGCCAGTCCGCCCAGGCCGGCGGGTACGGAGAGCACCTGATCGAGCAGCTCGCCTTCATCCTGCAGACGCAGGACATCGGGGTGTTGGTGACCACTCCCCCCATCTTGGAGCGACTCGCCCGCCGCGACGACCTGGTGCAGCTGGTCAACGACAAGGTCCGGGCGATCAACTGGGTCGGCACCCAGATGGATCCGGATACCCGGCACCTGCACCGCACCGAGGTCTTTCCGAAGGTCACGCTCTACGGCGGCTTCGGCAACACGATGATCCTCGGCAACGCCAGCGAACGGCCCGGGCTGACCGATGACGACCCGTGCGTCTACGACTCGTTCTCGCCGTACATTACGTTCCGAACCATCGATCCCGAGACCGGCCGGACCGTACCCTACGGCGAGCGCGGCCAAGTGGTGATGAACCACGTCAGCAAAAGCCTGTTCCTCCCGAACAACCTGGAGCGCGATTACGCGACCCGGATCGCGCCACCGGACGGCCAGGTCGGCGACTCCGTCGCGGACGTGGCCCCGGTGGCCACGTTCGACAATCAAACCGTCATTGAAGGTGTTTACTGA
- a CDS encoding aldehyde dehydrogenase family protein: MGSAAAAPPRLIALDALGPGGAYQARRRITVADVAGTPVAELSLVPKLYVTRAMSALRRARSLAPPERSAALARAGEIFAGETIDGMTFAEYARTVSRVSGVPLTVVRSATAAIVDATAKAHTSAHQAQPVGAVAGWRAPATRAGCAVWTRRGSVFAVHAAGNHPGPHSLWPEALALGYRVAVRPSRREPFTPHRLVTALRSAGFGADHVVLLPTEYDAADEILASADLGLVYGGDEVVRKYSSDQRVLPQGPGRSKILLTADVDWREHLDTIVDSVSHEAGVACINTSAVFVEGDPAPLARAIAERLAALPTLAPEDPKAALPVQPLAAARAMEHYLHAQAGDAVPWLGGTGIVDDLGDGSAALRPAVYQVDRPDARQAGIELPFPCVWVAPWTPEAGTRPLRNTLVLTAITRNESLIDELLDEPTISNVYLGDHPTYWIEPGVPHDSYLGEFLMRTKTVIRS; the protein is encoded by the coding sequence ATGGGCTCGGCCGCAGCCGCCCCGCCGCGCCTCATCGCGTTGGACGCCCTAGGACCGGGCGGGGCGTACCAGGCCCGCCGGCGCATCACCGTCGCGGACGTCGCCGGGACGCCGGTGGCCGAGCTCAGCCTGGTGCCGAAGCTGTACGTCACCCGTGCGATGTCCGCGCTGCGCCGTGCCCGGAGCCTGGCACCACCGGAACGGTCGGCGGCCCTAGCCCGGGCCGGGGAGATCTTCGCCGGAGAGACCATCGACGGGATGACGTTTGCCGAGTACGCGCGTACGGTCAGCCGGGTCTCCGGAGTGCCACTGACGGTGGTGCGTTCGGCGACCGCGGCGATCGTGGACGCCACCGCCAAGGCGCACACGAGCGCCCACCAGGCGCAGCCGGTGGGCGCGGTGGCTGGTTGGCGGGCCCCGGCCACCCGGGCCGGTTGCGCGGTATGGACCCGGCGTGGCTCTGTTTTCGCCGTCCACGCGGCCGGCAACCACCCGGGTCCGCACTCACTGTGGCCAGAGGCGTTGGCGCTCGGGTACCGGGTCGCGGTACGCCCGTCGCGCCGGGAGCCGTTCACGCCGCATCGGCTGGTCACCGCACTGCGCTCGGCCGGATTCGGAGCTGACCACGTGGTCCTGCTGCCCACCGAGTACGACGCGGCCGACGAGATCCTCGCCAGCGCGGACCTCGGCCTGGTTTACGGCGGGGACGAGGTGGTGCGCAAGTACTCGAGCGATCAGCGGGTCCTCCCGCAGGGCCCCGGCCGATCCAAGATCCTCCTCACCGCCGACGTTGACTGGCGCGAGCACCTCGACACGATCGTGGACTCGGTCAGCCACGAAGCCGGCGTCGCCTGCATCAACACCAGCGCGGTCTTCGTCGAGGGGGACCCCGCACCGCTGGCCCGAGCGATCGCCGAGCGCCTGGCCGCCCTGCCCACCCTGGCACCGGAGGATCCCAAGGCGGCGCTACCGGTGCAGCCGTTGGCAGCCGCCCGGGCCATGGAGCACTACCTGCACGCACAGGCCGGCGACGCGGTGCCGTGGCTCGGCGGCACCGGAATCGTCGACGATTTGGGCGACGGTAGCGCCGCTCTGCGCCCCGCCGTGTACCAGGTCGACCGTCCGGACGCCCGGCAGGCCGGCATCGAGCTGCCGTTCCCCTGCGTGTGGGTCGCTCCGTGGACACCGGAGGCCGGCACCCGACCACTACGCAACACCCTCGTACTCACCGCGATCACCCGGAACGAGTCGCTGATCGACGAACTGCTGGACGAGCCCACGATCAGCAACGTTTACCTGGGCGACCACCCGACTTACTGGATCGAGCCAGGCGTGCCGCACGACAGCTACCTCGGCGAGTTCCTCATGCGTACCAAGACGGTAATCCGGAGCTGA
- a CDS encoding VOC family protein has translation MLRLTDFIIDCPDTMKLAAFYSGVMELPVKEGSNEHWAGIQFGEIELAFIQVEDYRAPQWPDSEHPKQFHLDFEVDDIEAEQRRVLALGATLQRDCIGPDGYGFRVYADPIGHPFCLCRNKGVIWTDQGLIWPKRD, from the coding sequence ATGCTACGACTAACCGACTTCATCATCGATTGCCCGGACACGATGAAGCTGGCAGCCTTCTACTCTGGGGTGATGGAGCTCCCGGTCAAGGAGGGCAGTAACGAGCACTGGGCCGGTATCCAGTTCGGCGAGATCGAACTGGCCTTCATCCAGGTAGAGGACTACCGCGCCCCGCAGTGGCCCGACAGCGAGCACCCCAAGCAGTTCCACCTCGACTTCGAAGTCGACGACATCGAGGCCGAACAGCGCCGCGTCCTGGCTCTCGGCGCGACCCTGCAGCGGGACTGCATCGGCCCCGACGGCTACGGCTTCCGCGTCTACGCCGACCCCATTGGCCACCCCTTCTGCCTCTGCCGCAACAAGGGCGTGATTTGGACCGATCAGGGCCTCATCTGGCCCAAGCGCGACTAG
- a CDS encoding S8 family serine peptidase codes for MPRTTPALIAGVLAAALVAPVAPAQASNPLAPISSSLARTLATASGTIPVFVHGTSIGAARQAAADTGLTLITTWNKIGVAVARGTTEQIAAVRGHAGVTYVEGDQPLRLHLSTSNVATRGEQARAELRDPQGRPVDGRGVSAAIIDTGVDGTHPFFRNADGTSAVKLNLKNICGPLTDLGLPLPLPNDSCFLDLTAANDTDTLSAGGHGTHVAGIVAGRDTTLTDGTRLHGAAPDATLISLSVGAGLSIFGADSALNWVLEHHLNPCAGCPPIKVSNNSYGPSGGGAFDPNSATTKLQRALAAEGVVTVWAAGNDGPDNSATNPPGQDPTSGIIMVASYDDHGTGTRDGSVSTFSSRGAAGHPETYPDVSAPGSNITSACRPYLVICSTGLDLRNGPGPLDLGTFNTISGTSMATPHVVGIVTQLFQVAPHATPAQVEDALKATAYKFADGAAYQTVGPYTTAVDKGTGLVDAYASAVRLGATPA; via the coding sequence ATGCCTCGAACCACCCCTGCCCTGATCGCCGGCGTCCTTGCCGCCGCGCTCGTCGCGCCGGTCGCGCCGGCGCAGGCGAGCAACCCACTCGCCCCGATATCCAGTTCCCTGGCGCGGACGCTGGCGACAGCCTCCGGCACGATCCCGGTGTTTGTGCACGGTACGAGCATCGGCGCCGCCCGGCAGGCGGCCGCCGACACCGGCCTCACGCTCATCACAACCTGGAACAAGATCGGCGTCGCGGTTGCGCGCGGCACCACCGAGCAGATCGCGGCCGTTCGCGGTCATGCTGGTGTCACGTACGTCGAGGGCGACCAGCCGCTGCGGCTGCACCTGTCGACCTCGAACGTCGCCACCCGAGGCGAGCAGGCGCGCGCCGAGCTGCGCGACCCACAGGGACGGCCGGTCGACGGCCGTGGCGTGTCGGCCGCGATCATCGACACGGGCGTGGACGGCACGCACCCGTTCTTCCGCAACGCCGACGGCACCAGCGCAGTGAAGCTCAATCTGAAGAACATCTGCGGCCCGCTCACCGATCTGGGGCTGCCGCTCCCGCTCCCCAACGACTCGTGCTTCCTCGACCTGACCGCGGCCAACGACACCGACACGCTGTCGGCCGGCGGGCACGGCACGCACGTCGCGGGAATCGTCGCCGGGCGGGACACGACGCTCACCGACGGCACCCGGCTGCACGGCGCTGCCCCTGACGCCACGCTGATCAGCCTGTCGGTCGGCGCGGGACTGAGCATCTTCGGTGCGGACAGCGCGCTGAACTGGGTGCTCGAGCATCACCTCAACCCGTGCGCGGGCTGCCCGCCGATCAAGGTGAGCAACAACTCGTACGGTCCCAGTGGCGGTGGGGCGTTCGATCCGAACTCGGCGACCACCAAGTTGCAACGGGCACTGGCCGCCGAGGGTGTCGTCACCGTCTGGGCAGCCGGCAACGACGGCCCGGACAACAGCGCCACCAACCCTCCGGGTCAGGACCCCACTTCGGGCATCATCATGGTCGCCTCCTACGACGATCACGGCACCGGCACCCGCGACGGTAGCGTGTCGACGTTCTCCAGCCGCGGAGCGGCGGGGCACCCGGAGACCTACCCGGACGTCTCGGCACCCGGATCGAACATCACCTCGGCCTGCCGGCCATACCTGGTGATCTGCTCGACCGGCCTGGACCTGCGCAACGGCCCCGGGCCGCTGGACCTCGGCACGTTCAACACGATCAGCGGTACCTCGATGGCAACCCCGCACGTCGTGGGCATCGTGACCCAACTGTTCCAAGTCGCGCCGCACGCGACCCCGGCCCAGGTCGAGGACGCGCTCAAGGCCACGGCCTACAAGTTCGCGGACGGCGCGGCCTACCAGACCGTCGGGCCCTACACCACCGCAGTCGACAAGGGAACCGGCCTCGTCGACGCGTACGCCTCGGCGGTACGCCTGGGGGCGACACCTGCCTGA
- a CDS encoding helix-turn-helix domain-containing protein, with protein MEYVSRVPRPPLDGLIDDLYYLEGASPYARLTLPPMPAALLIVNLGEPFRIRAGTDIETAEYADGCVVTTPTRALEFGYPLRTRSVGVHFKPWGLAPFLPMPAAELCDRPVTVEQVWGRPAIAELRDRLATADGPHETLTLLEEELMRRLCETAGLGLVRHTSSVIAATSGVVAIGDLRVAAGVSSTHLAQRFKELIGVTPKRLARTYRFAATVFAINPAGPIDWGDLAGGAGYFDQAHFGHEFRAFTGLTPTRYVEVRRRFLREHPGHALDGWPLPAD; from the coding sequence GTGGAGTACGTGTCCAGAGTGCCGCGACCGCCGCTGGACGGGCTGATCGACGACCTTTACTACCTGGAGGGTGCGTCGCCGTACGCCCGGCTGACGCTGCCGCCGATGCCGGCGGCGTTGCTCATCGTCAACCTTGGGGAGCCGTTCCGCATCCGCGCCGGCACTGACATCGAGACGGCCGAGTACGCCGACGGCTGCGTGGTCACCACGCCCACCCGCGCGTTGGAGTTCGGCTACCCACTCCGGACCCGGTCCGTCGGCGTGCACTTCAAGCCGTGGGGGCTGGCGCCGTTCCTGCCGATGCCCGCGGCCGAGCTGTGTGACCGGCCGGTGACGGTGGAGCAGGTTTGGGGCCGGCCCGCCATTGCTGAGCTGCGAGACCGGCTGGCCACGGCGGACGGACCGCACGAGACGCTGACGCTGCTCGAGGAGGAGCTAATGCGACGGCTGTGCGAGACAGCCGGCCTGGGGCTGGTCCGCCATACGAGCAGCGTCATCGCGGCGACCAGCGGGGTGGTGGCGATCGGCGACCTGAGGGTGGCAGCCGGTGTCAGCAGCACTCATCTGGCACAGCGGTTCAAGGAGCTCATCGGCGTCACGCCGAAGCGGTTGGCCCGCACCTACCGCTTCGCCGCCACAGTCTTCGCGATCAATCCCGCCGGACCGATCGACTGGGGCGACCTCGCCGGTGGCGCAGGCTACTTCGACCAGGCCCACTTCGGGCACGAGTTCCGGGCGTTCACCGGGCTCACGCCGACCCGGTACGTCGAAGTGCGGCGGCGGTTCCTGCGCGAACATCCCGGCCACGCGCTGGACGGCTGGCCGCTGCCGGCCGATTGA
- a CDS encoding helix-turn-helix transcriptional regulator yields the protein MAAAHEAALVTILTTLRSTSLDDRRARLAATDSASAALVALRTAQEFDLASSEEPAPAVFAKLRKEIRQVLRHHDAQLDFVPPPKDVRPVPGEIARAAHAMTRTVVLAFTAQPGLARLRIAWDCDGTSLRVDVRDQGAGRLDTRGLRRELDGRARTLAATVELDAVPDWGSRATISLPLAPAPDRSGGSKLSSLNRRELEVLRLVAQGKRNKAIGIELGITESTVKFHVAGLLKKLEVSSRGEATALALDAGV from the coding sequence ATGGCCGCGGCTCACGAGGCCGCGCTCGTCACCATTCTCACGACGCTGCGTTCCACCAGCCTCGACGATCGCCGCGCCCGTCTCGCCGCCACCGACTCGGCGTCCGCCGCGCTCGTGGCGTTGCGCACCGCTCAGGAGTTCGATCTGGCCTCGTCCGAGGAACCGGCGCCGGCCGTGTTCGCCAAGCTGCGCAAGGAGATCCGCCAGGTGCTGCGCCACCACGACGCGCAGCTGGATTTCGTGCCACCGCCCAAGGACGTACGCCCAGTGCCCGGCGAGATTGCCCGCGCGGCGCACGCCATGACCCGCACGGTCGTGCTGGCCTTCACCGCCCAGCCGGGACTCGCACGGCTGCGTATCGCCTGGGACTGCGACGGCACGTCGCTGCGGGTCGATGTGCGCGACCAGGGCGCCGGCCGCCTTGACACCCGCGGCCTGCGCCGCGAGCTCGACGGCCGTGCCCGTACGCTAGCCGCCACCGTCGAGCTCGACGCCGTGCCCGACTGGGGCAGCCGCGCCACCATCAGCCTTCCACTCGCTCCAGCTCCCGATCGTTCCGGTGGAAGCAAGCTGAGCAGCCTGAACCGGCGGGAGCTCGAGGTACTCCGCCTTGTCGCCCAAGGGAAGCGCAACAAGGCCATCGGCATCGAGCTCGGCATCACCGAAAGCACCGTGAAGTTCCACGTCGCCGGTCTGCTGAAGAAGTTGGAAGTCAGCTCCCGCGGCGAGGCGACGGCGCTGGCGCTCGACGCGGGCGTCTAG